One Cyclopterus lumpus isolate fCycLum1 chromosome 7, fCycLum1.pri, whole genome shotgun sequence DNA window includes the following coding sequences:
- the LOC117733556 gene encoding guanylate cyclase activator 2B-like, which translates to MKTTIWVLVLLVVVCKSSSAVTVTEADFHFSLEAVKALGALMTGDDAPAEQELQLVEARAAAVCSHPALPQDFRPLCLRTDAGASLARLALVAWHSDACEICESVACTGC; encoded by the exons ATGAAGACCACCATCTGGGTGTTAGTCCTCCTCGTAGTTGTGTGCAAGTCCTCCAGCGCTGTGACTGTCACG GAGGCAGACTTTCACTTCTCCCTGGAGGCAGTGAAGGCCCTGGGGGCTCTGATGACTGGAGACGATGCACCAGCAGAGCAGGAGCTCCAGCTGGTGGAGGCCAGAGCAGCAGCGGTGTGTTCTCACCCCGCTCTGCCACAAGACTTTAGACCTCTGTGTTTGAGGACCGATGCTGGAGCATCTCTGGCCAGACTGG CACTCGTGGCTTGGCACTCTGACGCCTGTGAGATCTGTGAATCTGTTGCCTGCACTGGATGCTGA